The window TGCTGCGGCTGGACTGGCGGCTGGCGCTCGTCACCTTCACCGTCCTCCCGCTGGTTGCGATCGCGACGTTCGTCTTCCGGGCGCTGATCCGATCGGCGTACCGCGACATCCGGGTGAAGCTGGCGCGGATCAACGCGAACATGCAGGAGAGCGTCACAGGCATGCGCGTGCTGCAGCTCTTTGGGCGCGAGCGGCAGGCGATGGAGCGCTTCGGCGCCATCAACCGCGACCACCTGGACGTGAACCTCCGCTCCATCACCTACTACGCGCTCTTCTTCCCCGTCATCGAGGTACTGACCGCGGCGGCCCTCGCGCTGATCCTGTGGTACGGCGGCGGCGAGACGATCCAGGGCACGATGACGGTGGGGACGGTGGCGGCCTTCCTCCAGTACACGCGCCGCTTCTTCCGCCCCCTGCAGGACCTGTCGGAGAAGTACAACATCCTGCAGGCCGCCATGGCTTCCTCCGAGCGCATCTTCGAGCTGCTGGACACGGAGCCCGAGATCACCGACCCCGCCGATCCCGTGCACCTGCCCGCCCCCGGGCGCGGCGAGATCGAGTTCCGCGACGTCTGGTTCCGCTACGGCATCGGGGAGGGTGGCGAAGGCGAGGACCCGCAGTGGGTGCTGCGCGGCGTATCGTTCCGCGCAGCGCCGGGCGAGCGCGTGGCCATCGTGGGCGCGACGGGCGCGGGAAAGAGCACCATCATCAACCTGCTGATGAGGTTCTACGAGCCGCAGCGGGGGGAGATCCTGTTCGATGGGGTGCCGGTGTCGCGCGTGCCGGTAAAGGAGCTGCGCGAACGCATCTCGCTGGTGCTGCAGGACGTCTTCCTCTTCAGCGAGGACGTGCAGCGCAATATCCGCCTGGGCCGCGACGACATCCCGGACGAGGCCGTGCGCCGCGCCGCCGCCCGCGTGGGTGCGGACCGCTTCGTGGCGCGCCTTCCCGCCGGCTACGCGCAGCCGCTGGGCGAGCGCGGCACCTCGCTCTCGGTGGGCGAGCGGCAGCTGGTGAGCTTCGCCCGCGCCCTGGCTTTCGACCCGCTCGTGCTGGTGCTGGACGAGGCCACCTCGTCGGTCGATTCGGAGCTGGAGGCGCAGATCGACACCGCGCTCGCCACGCTGATGCAGGGCCGCACCTCGCTGGTGATCGCCCACCGCCTTTCGACGATCCAGGGCGCGGACCAGATCCTGGTGCTGCACCACGGCGAGCTGCGCGAGCGCGGCACCCACGCCGAGCTCCTCCAGCGCGGCGGGCTGTACGCGCGGCTGTACGAGCTGCAGTTCGTGCGGTCGGCGGGGGCTGTGGCGGGAGCCGGGGGATGAGGGAGCCGGGGGGTGAGGCCGGAGGGTGAGAACCCGGCGGTTGAAACCGCTGCAACAACCGCGGGAAGCCTGCCTTCGCAGGCTCGGCGCGGGCGGGTCCGGCGCCGTATCGCCGAGGGACGGGCGGGTTCCGGCGCCGCATGCGGGCGCCGCATCGCCGAGGGGCGGCGGGTTCCGGCGCCGCATGCGGGCGCCGAACCGCCGGGGGATGAATCCCCCGGCTGGAACTACGCGAAGGCGGCTGAAGCCGGCTGGAGAAGGCAGCGCATTCCCCCATTTTTGTCATCCTGAGCGACGCGCGGCTCTGTCGTTCGCCGTGCTCCGACCTCTGGCGCGGAGCGAAGGATCTACTGCGCGTGACGAGAGGATGGGGGTGAGACGCGAGGCCGGCCCGGCTCTGGACCGAGCGCGGTGAATGCGGCTCCATCAGGATGACAGACAGGCGTTACACACCTTACAGGAGAGGCACGGATGAGCGCGGTATCGTTTGATCAACTGCCGGATGATGCGCGGGTGTGGGTGTTCGGGGCATCGCGGCCATTGGCGGAGGCGGAGAGCGCGGCGCTGCTGCGGGGGGTGGACGGCTTCATCGAGCATTGGGCGGCGCATGGGGCGCCGGTGAGGGGCGCGCGCGACTGGCGCCACGACCGCTTCCTCCTGATCGGCGCGGACGAACGGGCGACGGGCGTTTCCGGGTGCTCCATCGACTCACTCTTCCACGCCCTCGCCGCCGCGGAAGGCGCAATCGGCGTCACGCTACGCGACTCGACCCTCGTCTTCTACCGAGACGCCGCGGGCGAGGTGCGCTCCGTTGTCCGCCCCGAGTTCCGGCGCATGGCCGCTGCGGGCGAGGTAGGCGAGGACACGATCGTCTTCGACAACACCATCACCACCGCCGGCGACGTGCGCGCGGACCGCTGGGAGACCCGCCTGCGCGATGCCTGGCACGCCCGCGCCTTCCCGATCGGCGCGGCGCGCTGAAGGTGCCTACGCCGGGAGGCTCGGGGCCGCTTCCCTGATCCGGCGCACCCACTCGCCGCTGCCCTCCACCTTGAGCCGCTCGGCGGTGCCGTCGCCGAGCTGAACGAGGAGGTCGGTGGCGAATACGCCTGCATAGCGCCCGACCCGAACGCCCGTGAGCTGGCGGAGGGGAACCGAAAGCTCTTCGCCGCCTCCCAGACGGCACATCACCAGCCTACGGTCGGTGAGGAAAAGCCAGCCGCGGTATCCGAGCTCATACCGGTCCGCCGGCCCATCGTGGAGGATGCGCTCGCCCGCCTCCATCGCGATCTGCCAGTTGCCGCGCAGAAGCTGCCGGTTGGCCGCGCCCAGGGCAACGGGTGTGAGCAGCGTCAAAAGGAGCACGAGCGCGAGCACCCCGCCGATCTGCCAATCAACCGTCCCTCCTGACGCCAACAGCACGGCCCCCGCGTAGACGACGAACAGCGGGATCGTGACCCCGAGGTGTGAGCGCACCGCGCGCAGATAAGGCATGAAGGCATTCTGGTCGAGAGGGAGAGGCCACCGCGCTCCCACACTACCCCTCGCCCCCACGACCGTCAACGAAATCGTCCCAGACGCACGAGACCGCTTCAGCGGTCTTCGCGTGGTTCCAGCCGGGGGATTCATTCATCCCCCGGCGCGCATCCACCGGTGCTAACCCAACAAAAAAGCCCCGGACCGCATCGGTCCGGGGCCTCTTCGCATCGCCATCGTGCTCCCTACCGCACACCCTTTGTAGACATGGGCTCGGGCCCGCGGCGCACCAGCTCTTCCATGCGGCCCACGAAGGTGGCATCGCCGGCGCGGCTCTCGCCAAAGAGCCCGTCGCTGTTGTCCTCGGCGTGGCGCGTGGGCGAGTACAGGTTGAGCCACAGGTCGAACCGCTCGCCCATGCGCAGCACCCCGTAGAAGTACCGTCCGCGCTCGCTCCGGTCCAGGAGGAAGAGGTCGGCGAGCACCGCGACGATCGAAAACCAGAACATGCAGAAGCCCTTGACCCCATCCAGCAACAGCTTGATGTGGAAGAGGATCAGGTCCCGCACGAGGACGAGTGGGCCGACGTGCTTTTGAGGCTGCATGGTCGTAATTCCTGCTTTCGGGTGGAGTAGCGGACGGGGTGCGTACGGGGGAGGGTATCCGGCGGTTTCACCGGGGGCGCTCAGCAGTCGGCCGCGACCGCCGCGACGAGCGGAGTGGCGATGGGGAACGCAACCAGGATCTCGGCGGCGCCGTTCTGCTGCACCGCCAGGAAAGCGGCGGAAGTCGCCGCCGTGCCGAGAAGCCCGCGCAGGAACCGCCCGCGCCGGTCGCAGCGCCCGCCATGCTCCGGAAGCGCGGCACCCAGCGCGGCGCCGAGCGATCCGCCCACCACCGCCCCAACGAGCATCCCATCCAGCCCCGGGTCCTCGCCGCCGGCGTCGCGGTAGGTGAGTTGGTACCCGGTGTAGCCGCCCGCGACCGCCAGCAACCCCATCCCCAGGAAGGCGCTGCCGCCGCGGCTCGCGATCCGGGCGACGGGCGACGGACGCGTGCCGATGGCGCTGTCGGCGAAGACGGCGGGGGCGGCCGTGGCCAGGGCGGCTTCACGCCGCTGGGCGGAGGCGGGGAGCGCCAGCGAGAGCAGCGCCGCGAGCGTGAGGAGGGCTTTCATCGGAGCGGGAGAGAGGGTTACTGCCGCACGTCCACGATCAGGCGGTTCGGAGTCGGCACCACGAGAACGCGGTAAGGGTTGGCAGCTTGCACACCCATCACCACCTCCACCTCGCCCTCGAAGTCGCAGATGATCTCCACCTCGCGCAGCACGGGCGTCGTGGCGACGATCTGGCGGTCGCGGACGGTGGCGTTCCCCCCGTTGTCGTGCGCCTGCGTGGCGCGGAGCCGCACCTTGAGCCACCCCTTGCCCGCGACCGGCACCGCCTCGCCCGATCCGCACGCGTTACCCGGCGAGTCGACGTACTCCACCTGGTACGCGGGCACGGGGCCGGTTCCGAAGTCGAGCACCAGCCGGTCGAACCCTGCGTTCCGCCCCACCCGCATTCCGCGCAGGATGGAGGTACCGGCGCCCGCCTTCCCCCCCTCGCGCTTCGCGTTGGTCCACTCCCCCTGTGCCGGCGGATTCGCGGCCGCGGCGGGGACGCTGTCGGCCGCACGCGCCGGGGCGGCTCCTGCCGTGTCCACGAAGACGGGAAGGCGGTACTCCCCCGTATCCCCGGCGGCGGGCTCGGCGGCGGTGTCGCTGCCGGCGTTCTCCGCGCGGCGCCGCTCCGTTGCGTCCTTGAGCTCGCCGCCGCCGCTCGAGCAGGCGGCAAGCAGAAGCGCGAATCCGCTGAAGCCCCGCGCGGTCGTTCCGAGTCGGCCGATGGTCATCCGCCCTGTCCCGTGGTGGCGTGGATAGATGCGGCGATGCGCTCGCCGCCGGAGTACACGTTGAACCGCGAGCCGCGGACGAAGCCGGCCAGCGTCATCCCCACCGATTCCGCCAGCTCCACCGCCAGGCTGCTGGGGGCCGACACGCCTGCCAGCACCGGCACGCCCGCGCGCGCGGCCTTCTGCGCCAGCTCGAACGAGAGCCGCCCGCTCACCAGCACCACGCCATCCGCCAGCGGCAGCTCGCCCGCGAGCAGCGCCGCGCCCACCAGCTTGTCCAGCGCGTTGTGCCGCCCCACGTCCTCGCGCAGCCGCACCAACGCGCCCTCCGCGGTGAAGAGCGCCGCCGCATGGAGCCCGCCCGTGCGCTCGAACACCGCCTGCGCGCCGCGAAGCACTTCCGGCAGCCCCAGCAGGATCTCGGGCGTGACGGCGAGATCGCTCTCGATGCGGGAACATGCGGGCCCGAGCGCACCCTCGATGCTCGCCTTTCCGCACACGCCGCACGCCGAGGTGACCGCGAAGGCGCGCTCCGCAAGCGACGACGGCTCCCACTCCGCGGAAGGCGAGAGCACCACGTTCACCACGTTGAAGAGCTGCTCGCCTTCCGTGCAGTAGCGGATCGCCGCCACGTCTTCGTGGGCCCGGACGATCCCTTCCGCGAAGAGGAAGCCGGCGGCGAGCTCGAAGTCCGCCCCCGGCGTCCGCATGGTGACCGCGACGCGCGTCGCCACCCCGCCACTGACGATGCGGATCTCCAGCGGCTCCTCGGTGGCGAGCGCATCCGCCCGCGTGCGCCGCACGAGGCCATCCGGGCCGATCGCCACCTGCTCCACCGGACGGCGGACGGTGCTGGCGCGGCGAAGGTTGCGAAGGTGAGGGGGTGATGCCATGGCGGGAACTTCCTTGCGGGGTGTGGGCCCGTCCAAAGGTGCCTTCACCACGCCCGTGCCGCAACCCTGACAGCCTCACACAGAGAACACAGAGGGAACCGCAAGCCGACAGAGAACTTCTTTCTGTCAGGTCTTGCGGTTCCCTCCGTGTCTCTGTGTGACGCGCTGTTCCCTACGGGCGATCGAGGTCGCGCTGGGCCTTGCCAAAGGTGTCCTGCACCTTGCCCTTGAGCTGGTCCAGCTTCCCCTCGCCCTGCAGGCTGGTGTCGCCGGTAAGGCCGCCCAGGGCGTCCTTGACCTTGCCCTTAACGTCGTTCCCCTTCCCCTCGAGCGAGTTGTCGAGGCCGCGCTCGGTAAGGCTGCGTTCGTCCATGGTGACACTCCTGGGCTGAGATTCCCTCGTTCGGCGTGCCTTCCGCCGCTCGGAACACGTTGGGGCAAAAGCCGTTCCGTGAATCTGGAAGCACAGGGTGTCAGGCGGCCCGGTCTGATACGGGACCACCCGCGAGTGCCAATGGAAGGAGCAGCGCCGCCGCCGCAGCGAGGCCCGCGCCCGCGTAGAAGGCCGTCGCGGCGCCGAACACGTCCCACAGCATTCCGAAGAGGAGGCTCGCCGGGAGCGCGACGACGCCGACCGTAAAGTGGTACGCGCCGAACGCGCGCCCCCGCGCCCCTTCCGGCGCCAGCGCGGCGACGAGCGACTTCTCCGGGGCCTCGGTGAGGCCGTAGAAGAGGCCGTACACCAGGAAG of the Longimicrobium sp. genome contains:
- a CDS encoding ABC transporter ATP-binding protein, whose translation is MSDSAANAHAEEEADSRAYDPHLLRRLLRYLSPYRGRVAAALVLLVVESTTQLAGPWLTKVALDQAIPARDVRFLLLLTAAYALSLLVGFLCEYGQTLLTTWLGQRVMFDLRTQIFGHLQRLSLRYFDRNPVGRLMTRVTNDVEQLNEAFSSGIVTVFGDIFTLVFILAAMLRLDWRLALVTFTVLPLVAIATFVFRALIRSAYRDIRVKLARINANMQESVTGMRVLQLFGRERQAMERFGAINRDHLDVNLRSITYYALFFPVIEVLTAAALALILWYGGGETIQGTMTVGTVAAFLQYTRRFFRPLQDLSEKYNILQAAMASSERIFELLDTEPEITDPADPVHLPAPGRGEIEFRDVWFRYGIGEGGEGEDPQWVLRGVSFRAAPGERVAIVGATGAGKSTIINLLMRFYEPQRGEILFDGVPVSRVPVKELRERISLVLQDVFLFSEDVQRNIRLGRDDIPDEAVRRAAARVGADRFVARLPAGYAQPLGERGTSLSVGERQLVSFARALAFDPLVLVLDEATSSVDSELEAQIDTALATLMQGRTSLVIAHRLSTIQGADQILVLHHGELRERGTHAELLQRGGLYARLYELQFVRSAGAVAGAGG
- the fdhD gene encoding formate dehydrogenase accessory sulfurtransferase FdhD; the protein is MASPPHLRNLRRASTVRRPVEQVAIGPDGLVRRTRADALATEEPLEIRIVSGGVATRVAVTMRTPGADFELAAGFLFAEGIVRAHEDVAAIRYCTEGEQLFNVVNVVLSPSAEWEPSSLAERAFAVTSACGVCGKASIEGALGPACSRIESDLAVTPEILLGLPEVLRGAQAVFERTGGLHAAALFTAEGALVRLREDVGRHNALDKLVGAALLAGELPLADGVVLVSGRLSFELAQKAARAGVPVLAGVSAPSSLAVELAESVGMTLAGFVRGSRFNVYSGGERIAASIHATTGQGG
- a CDS encoding CsbD family protein; translation: MDERSLTERGLDNSLEGKGNDVKGKVKDALGGLTGDTSLQGEGKLDQLKGKVQDTFGKAQRDLDRP